From a single Arachis hypogaea cultivar Tifrunner chromosome 3, arahy.Tifrunner.gnm2.J5K5, whole genome shotgun sequence genomic region:
- the LOC112788954 gene encoding ATP-dependent Clp protease proteolytic subunit 6, chloroplastic has protein sequence MVAPAISVPATASFAIASRRANSSHVLFSQRNSCSITCSLPSPYGQSYKVGLSSASRGLPFKLAEKNTHDASTSYGAIEAKKGNPPITPAVVTPGGLLDLSTVLFRNRIIFIGQPVNSQVAQRVISQLVTLATIDEKADILVYINCPGGSTYSVLAIYDCMSWIKPKVGTVCFGVAASQGALLLAGGEKGMRYAMPNARIMIHQPQGGCGGHVEDVRRQVNEAVQSRHKIDKMYSAFTGQPLEKVQQYTERDRFLSVSEALEFGLIDGVLETEY, from the exons ATGGTAGCTCCAGCTATATCAGTTCCTGCAACTGCAAGCTTCGCTATCGCTTCTCGCAGGGCAAATTCGTCTCACGTTTTATTTTCTCAGAG AAACTCATGCTCGATTACTTGTTCGTTGCCAAGCCCATATGGCCAATCATATAAAGTTG GGTTGTCAAGTGCAAGCCGCGGCTTACCGTTTAAACTTGCTGAGAAAAATACCCATGATGCTAGTACAAG TTATGGTGCAATTGAAGCCAAGAAGGGGAATCCACCAATAACCCCAGCAGTTGTGACTCCCGGAGGACTTCTTGATCTCTCAACTGTTTTGTTCAGAAACCGTATAATATTCATTGGACAGCCAGTAAATTCGCAAGTGGCTCAGAGAGTTATTTCACAGCTTGTGACTCTAGCCACCATTGATGAAAAAGCAGATATATTG GTGTATATAAATTGCCCTGGTGGAAGCACATATTCGGTGTTGgcaatttatgattgcatgtctTGG ATAAAGCCCAAAGTTGGTACCGTGTGTTTTGGTGTAGCGGCTAGTCAAGGAGCACTTCTCCTTGCAGGTGGGGAGAAGGGAATGCGTTATGCCATGCCAAATGCACGAATAATGATACATCAACCACAGGGTGGATGCGGG GGCCATGTCGAGGATGTGAGACGCCAAGTGAATGAAGCTGTTCAATCTCGCCAT AAAATTGACAAGATGTATAGTGCTTTCACTGGACAGCCACTAGAGAAGGTGCAACAGTATACCGAGAGGGATCGTTTTCTGTCTGTTTCTGAG GCTTTGGAGTTTGGTCTAATTGATGGTGTCCTAGAAACAGAATATTAA